From the Sphingobacteruim zhuxiongii genome, the window TATAGTCGCTCAATGAAAATTTCGCATCTAATCCTCCATTCAATTGGAATTTCTGACCTTTTTGAAAGGGGCTGTTCTGTATTTTTGGTGAATTGACATACTTTGTCATTGCATACGGAAGAAACTCTACTCCCCTAGGTTTGGGTAAATCATCCATGCCATGCATCTCTCCAAAAGAAAAGACGTGACCGTTATTTTTTATAGGGATTAAACTCCAATTCTGGACTTCATTATTTCTACGGATAATCCGACGAACATGTAATCCCCAAACTCCATCAGAATTCTTTTGATTATACCGTAGTTGACTAAAAGGAATTCGAAGTTCGGCGGTCCAAGAAGAATCCTGCAGATTAATATGTGTACGACCTTCCCAAACGGCATTCCAACTTAAATTTACGGATAGCTTGTCTGTTACGGTAAGATCTGTTTTATTGCCTCCTAAGTTTATATTAAACTCAGGTGCTACTCGATAATCGTGATACGTATCAAATGCTATACTAATTAAATCACCATTCGTATTATCATCCCGATTGCCGATAAAGGAGTTCATGGTTTCCGGATGAGCGTCCTTACAATAAACCCCGACGTAAATATTTTTGTCATCATAAAATAGCTTAACCCGCGTCCAAGAGTCCGTATGCACGCGCTCAAAGGGAATAACTTGCGAGAACTTCTCCGACCAGCTGCCCTCATTTTGCCAGATTCCCTCATCGAGCTTCCCGTCAATACTTGGTTTTTGATCAGTTAGCTTGCTAATATTATACTTTCTTTTATAAGCATCTTCAAAGGTGACCACTTCTTTCCGTGCTTCTTGAGCTCGTAAAACTGTGCTAACACTGAATAGCGATAGAAGGGCAAGCCCCATGATCAAATTTTTCAAGGCAATGTAGGTTTTGTTGACAGCCTCAAATGTATTAAAAAATTAAAGATCAAAAGATTTGGCGGAGTAACTTAATTGTAACATCGGTTACACCTATCGATTTCCGATACGCCTCGTTTTAAAGAATTTGTACTCTTATTGAAAAGTAGAAATTAGGCATATGCGCGCCTCAAATCTGTCCGACTCTCTACTCCTAACGTATCGTAAATTTGTTTAAGATGGTATTTCACTGTGTTTTCGGAAATAAATAAACTATTCCCTATTTGTTTATTGGTCATCCCTTGCTGAACAAGCTTGACGATCTCTTGCTGCCGCTCAGTCAGCCCGACAGATGCAATATCTATTTTAACAAGCCCTAGGGAATCCCGTTCATTGGTTAGCTTCTCAATCTCCAGTCGAATATGATTGTTTTCGCGCTCCACCAATACGCGTTTTTGTTTACTAACGTTAAGCAGCTTTCCGAGACTCAGAATTAACAACAATAAAATGATTGCAATAACATATAAATAGAGCTTTGAAGATTTCTCGTGTGCTAATTCTATATTCTTCCTTTGATCCAAGAGTTCCTTTTCCAACTCCGTTAATTCACCGCTAACATTATTTGCATTGTATTTCGTGCGAGCATCGCTGACTTTGAGTTGATAGTAAAATGCATTTTTATAGTCCCCTTGATCCTTATAATATTTGGTAATCGCTTCGAACATGACAATACGATATATATCCATCTTATATTGCTCTGCATATTCCAACCCTTTTTCGTAGGCTTTCAATGCATCTTCATGACGATTCATTTGACCGTACAAAGCCACTTTAACGCGATATATATTCGGCAGATTTTTCGGACTTTCGTTCTTTAACAAAGCAATTGCCTTATCCAAATAAGCTTCTGCGGATTCAAAATCATTCTCTCGTTTGGCGAGGATTCCCAAAATACTCGTGTAACATGCCAGTGTTTCTTGATCAACGTGTTGTAGATTCTTATCCGTGACCTGCTTCAGAAGCTTGTCAAATTGGTCATGCTCTTGGAGATCAAAATAAATAAAAAGGCGCTCTAATAAGACTCTACTCTTAATCTCTTCTGCATTCAGACTATCATTTCGCGCTTCATCCCATGCTAATGTCAGATTATTTAGTGCAACGGTGTAATTGAAAAGTCGTTTATAGGTTAACGATTTTTGAATATATGCTTGAAATCGATCGTAAGCGGTCGCTTCATCATTATTTAAGATCTCCTCCAATTTAAGAATTGACTTATCATATTCATGTTGATCATTAAGATTCGAAATACTTCGCTTTAGTTGAAGGGGATCGATGGAT encodes:
- a CDS encoding LuxR family transcriptional regulator, translating into MQKAFLVLFLHCCVLYSTAQSIDPLQLKRSISNLNDQHEYDKSILKLEEILNNDEATAYDRFQAYIQKSLTYKRLFNYTVALNNLTLAWDEARNDSLNAEEIKSRVLLERLFIYFDLQEHDQFDKLLKQVTDKNLQHVDQETLACYTSILGILAKRENDFESAEAYLDKAIALLKNESPKNLPNIYRVKVALYGQMNRHEDALKAYEKGLEYAEQYKMDIYRIVMFEAITKYYKDQGDYKNAFYYQLKVSDARTKYNANNVSGELTELEKELLDQRKNIELAHEKSSKLYLYVIAIILLLLILSLGKLLNVSKQKRVLVERENNHIRLEIEKLTNERDSLGLVKIDIASVGLTERQQEIVKLVQQGMTNKQIGNSLFISENTVKYHLKQIYDTLGVESRTDLRRAYA